One genomic segment of Tripterygium wilfordii isolate XIE 37 chromosome 9, ASM1340144v1, whole genome shotgun sequence includes these proteins:
- the LOC120006465 gene encoding gamma-glutamylcyclotransferase 2-2, giving the protein MVFWVFGYGSLVWNPGFDYDEKVIGFIRDYRRVFDLACIDHRGTPEHPARTCTLEYIEGSICWGAAYCVRGGPEKERLAMEYLERRECEYDQKTIVDFYKEGEPLQPALKGAIVFTSIADKVSNKYYLGPAPLEDMARQIATAFGPCGNNRDYLFRLEKAMFDIGHEDDMVIELANEVRMVLGIVGKKRLPGSLHISLKSHLPALELPRFPEAVAMDS; this is encoded by the exons ATGGTGTTCTGGGTTTTTGGCTATGGCTCACTGGTGTGGAACCCTGGATTTGACTATGATGAGAAAGTGATCGGCTTCATCAGAGATTACAGGCGTGTATTTGATCTTG CATGCATTGATCACAGAGGTACCCCTGAACACCCTGCAAGAACTTGCACGCTAGAGTACATTGAAGGATCCATATGC TGGGGTGCTGCTTACTGTGTTCGTGGAGGCCCTGAAAAGGAAAGGTTGGCGATGGAg TATTTGGAGAGGAGAGAGTGTGAATATGATCAAAAGACAATTGTGGACTTTTATAAG GAAGGCGAACCCTTGCAGCCTGCTTTAAAGGGAGCCATAGT ATTCACATCCATCGCTGACAAAGTATCTAACAAATACTACTTGGGACCTGCCCCATTGGAAGATATGGCTAG ACAAATTGCCACTGCATTTGGACCCTGTGGGAACAATAGAGACTACCTTTTCCGGCTAGAGAAAGCCATGTTTGATATAG GTCATGAAGATGACATGGTGATAGAATTGGCAAACGAAGTTAGGATGGTGCTTGGGATTGTAGGGAAGAAGAGGTTGCCCGGGTCTCTACACATCTCTCTCAAGTCCCATCTGCCAGCCTTGGAACTGCCTCGCTTTCCAGAAGCTGTAGCCATGGATTCGTAA
- the LOC120005066 gene encoding proteasome subunit beta type-6: MDLKMDVDGPHAMGTTIIGVTYNGGVVLGADSRTSTGVYVANRASDKITPLTDNVYVCRSGSAADSQIVSDYVRYFLHQHTIQLGQPATVKVAANLVRLLSYNNKNMLQTGMIVGGWDEYEGGKVYGIPLGGTILEQPFAIGGSGSSYLYGFFDQAWNEGMSKDEAEQLVIKAVSLAIARDGASGGVVRTVIINSDGVTKNFYPSDKLPLWHEELEPQNSLLDILNSSSPEPMNI, from the exons ATGGATCTGAAGATGGATGTTGACGGTCCTCACGCAATGGGCACTACTATTATCGGAGTCACTTACAACGGAGGCGTTGTCCTCGGTGCCGACTCTCGTACCAGCACTG GCGTTTATGTTGCTAATCGAGCATCAGACAAGATTACACCGCTGACCGACAATGTTTACGTTTGTCGCTCCGGATCG GCTGCCGATTCTCAGATTGTCTCTGACTATGTGCGGTACTTCCTCCATCAACACAC GATACAGCTAGGGCAGCCTGCAACTGTCAAAGTTGCTGCAAATCTTGTCAGGCTACTGTCCTACAATAACAAG AACATGTTGCAAACTGGCATGATTGTTGGTGGTTGGGACGAATATGAAGGCGGTAAAGTTTATGGAATTCCTCTTGGTGGAACAATACTAGAGCAGCCTTTTGCTATTGGAG GATCTGGCTCTAGCTACTTGTATGGATTCTTTGACCAAGCTTGGAATGAAGGAATGAGCAAGGATGAAGCAGAG caaTTAGTTATTAAGGCAGTTTCACTTGCCATTGCAAGAGACGGTGCTAGTGGAGGTGTTGTCCGGACGGTCATT ATAAACTCTGATGGGGTGACTAAGAACTTCTACCCCAGTGACAAACTTCCTTTATGGCATGAAGAGTTGGAGCCTCAGAATTCATTATTGGACATATTGAACTCAAGCTCTCCTGAGCCAATGAACATTTAG
- the LOC120006128 gene encoding AIG2-like protein D has protein sequence MSAVGFQQLHNVFVYGSLMAEDVVRVLLKRVPQSSLAIPGPSLSVCVLDNIMAFNASLGATEVDDSEILVLLGVSDPELYILDEFEDVEYEKSTVEVSLNEGTEVTNTYLYLEQ, from the exons ATGAGTGCAGTAGGGTTTCAGCAACTGCATAACGTCTTCGTTTATGGAAGTCTCATGGCGGAGGACGTTGTTCGGGTTCTCTTAAAGCGCGTTCCTCAGTCCTCTCTGGCTATCCCTGGTCCGTCTCTCTCT GTTTGTGTTCTGGATAACATAATGGCATTCAATGCTTCTCTTGGGGCCACTGAAGTCGACGACAGTGAAATTTTG GTCCTCTTGGGCGTTTCAGATCCTGAGTTGTATATCTTGGACGAATTTGAGGATGTTGAATATGAAAAGAGCACTGTTGAGGTTTCTTTGAAC GAGGGTACAGAAGTTACAAACACGTACTTATATTTGGAGCAATAA